CTAAAAGCTCAGTAACCAAGATTTCACTTTTATCAATATCAGCCTCTTTAAGAAATGGCTCAATAAGAACTAGAGCATGGGCTGTTAAGTCAGTTGTGCCATTACGGGCTACCTCGCTAAGAAAGTCATATGACAAAGCCCCTAAACCTTCTAACGCGTATAGTGCATGTAATTGAGCTAAAGGATTTTGAACATCGCCAACTAGATTTTTTAATTCATCTACAGATTCTTTTTGTTGTTGATATACCAGCGATTGTTGCGCACGATCACGAACCCATCCATTCTTATCTTTTAACAATGCAACAAGTTGCGTAGAACCTAACTTTTTAAAGTCACGAACCGGCTCATGAACTTGATTCACTTTTCTTACTTGTAATATGCGCCCAAAGTTTACAAGTGTATCCAATTTGTTCACTTCTACTTTCTTCTTCAAATATGGACTCAAATACGCGTGATGACCGATCATACCTCGGTGCATATCAGTAATATACATACTACCATCAGGACCATTATTCAAATTTACAGGCCTAAAACCTTCATCCGTAGAGGTTAAAAACTCTTTACCTTCATAAGCTTGTTTTGCAATGGTAGAGTCTCCTGTAAACGTGAGCAGGTTTCTTTTGATAAGATTACCTTCAGGAATACACACAAATACATTTTCATCATATTCTTGAGGAAAAGCCCCGCCCCTATACACCAATGGTGCACAAGCGGCTGTAGCCTTGACCAAAATACTATCTTGGTTCAAAACCCCCTTTGCATAGCCCCTATTTACAGTTGTAGCATGCACAGGATAAACCCGCTGATCGGTGGTTAACATCCTGTTTACCCCCTGTTGCGGCGTAAAGTACTTATTTCTTACCAATACATTTGGCAGAACATGATCTCCTAACAACTGTCTTGAATTATCATTAAAATAAAGTCTACCGAAATTATCATGACTTATTCCCCATTGACCTCTAAAGGTAGTTGCCTCTTTTTTCCAAACTCCGTTTACACGACGATAGCGAAAGTTAGATTTTGCATTATAAATCCAGTTATCAAGATTCATCATCAATCCGTTAGGCTGATGCTCAGGATTTCCCTCTACTGCATAAATAGAATCTACCACAACCCTATTCACCGGTTTATCATCTTTAATTTCAGTAAAATAAAGAAATGGGGGTTCTGAATACAAAAGCCCTCCGTAAACGTGAGCCAAAGCTCTTGGCATCACCAGACTGTCTAAAAATGTCTTGACATGATCTACAACGCCATCATTGTCTAAATCTTCTAAAATATCAATACTCCCGTTAGGTTTAGTCTCATCACTACCTTGCATGTCATTCATATAACCCGGCATTTGAGCCACCCAGATTCTTCCTTGATCATCAAAATCAATAGCAACAGGAGCTTTTAAATACGGTTCTGATGCAATGACATCTAATTCAAACCCTGATTCTACCTTATAACCTTCCAAAGAAATGCGAGGTTCATCATAAGAAGTATTACAATTAGACAATAAAATAATAAGGAAACCAAAAAGAATCGGGGATTTAAAATACTTCATTCTATAAGAAAACTTTATGCAAATAATTATATCGCTTAAAGATACATCAAACTATGTACAAATACATAAGAAACCAGTGACTAGTAGCACCGCCAATAACAAAAATATGCCATATAAAATGATTAAAAGGAATACGCTCCCATGCATAAAAAATAATGCCGACGGTATACAAAATACCTCCAAGAAACAACAGCCAAATACCTTGTTGAGGCACACTATTCAGAAGGTTATTGAAATCCAAAACTATGAACCACCCCATGACCACATAGAGCACTAAGGACAAGAATTCATATGTACCGGTATAAAATAATTTAAATAATGTACCCAACATGGCAATTCCCCAAATAACATAGAAAATTAGCCATCCATTTCCTTCAAACAAAGTGATAAGAGCTATGGGCGTATATGTACCCGCTATTAAAAAATAGATATTGATATGATCCGTTACTCTTAATTTATTTTTTAACCAAGG
This genomic interval from Zobellia roscoffensis contains the following:
- a CDS encoding DUF7133 domain-containing protein, translating into MKYFKSPILFGFLIILLSNCNTSYDEPRISLEGYKVESGFELDVIASEPYLKAPVAIDFDDQGRIWVAQMPGYMNDMQGSDETKPNGSIDILEDLDNDGVVDHVKTFLDSLVMPRALAHVYGGLLYSEPPFLYFTEIKDDKPVNRVVVDSIYAVEGNPEHQPNGLMMNLDNWIYNAKSNFRYRRVNGVWKKEATTFRGQWGISHDNFGRLYFNDNSRQLLGDHVLPNVLVRNKYFTPQQGVNRMLTTDQRVYPVHATTVNRGYAKGVLNQDSILVKATAACAPLVYRGGAFPQEYDENVFVCIPEGNLIKRNLLTFTGDSTIAKQAYEGKEFLTSTDEGFRPVNLNNGPDGSMYITDMHRGMIGHHAYLSPYLKKKVEVNKLDTLVNFGRILQVRKVNQVHEPVRDFKKLGSTQLVALLKDKNGWVRDRAQQSLVYQQQKESVDELKNLVGDVQNPLAQLHALYALEGLGALSYDFLSEVARNGTTDLTAHALVLIEPFLKEADIDKSEILVTELLAKNDVTVDLYLSSVIGSLVSLDKERFMPVMEELSSKYAEKPIFTEALASGVQGDEGAVSDALKSKNERLLKALALSEEKRKEDKVNPIFARKSLIEDTRTSGAKMFYEICASCHGVNGQGIEGLAPPLMGSEHVADTERLGLIILHGLEGPITVKGERYDLNLAMPGLIRNEDISNKDIADIISYVTNAFSDEPKRLSLDKIEELRNTKPESGAEYTEQELLDYSKK
- the trhA gene encoding PAQR family membrane homeostasis protein TrhA, with protein sequence MNERLVFTKEEKFNSVSHGIGALLAFAGMIVLFVKSGNKTSYATFSILLYSVTLISMLGVSAIYHLTTNPWLKNKLRVTDHINIYFLIAGTYTPIALITLFEGNGWLIFYVIWGIAMLGTLFKLFYTGTYEFLSLVLYVVMGWFIVLDFNNLLNSVPQQGIWLLFLGGILYTVGIIFYAWERIPFNHFIWHIFVIGGATSHWFLMYLYIV